Proteins encoded within one genomic window of Brachybacterium muris:
- a CDS encoding DUF5998 family protein: MTRALPAELLADLETAGYFPQTAAASMLASLRGARPLGYLVRPETTFDGPEVRRHLTVLVLTAAHLLITHLDDDPADALNPSQVVATTERVRLQRVTGTGLSQVFDTDGQRVPQQEAEVTIGITWNGTRRMDLERAVCDDPSCEVDHGFTGTLAPADLALRISALADGPRAVSDALHFHGLLVDAIDALDDARS, encoded by the coding sequence ATGACGAGAGCACTGCCTGCTGAGCTCCTGGCCGATCTCGAGACCGCCGGGTACTTCCCCCAGACCGCTGCCGCGAGCATGCTCGCCTCCCTGCGCGGAGCGCGGCCCCTGGGCTACCTGGTGCGACCGGAGACCACCTTCGACGGCCCCGAGGTGCGCCGCCACCTCACGGTGCTGGTGCTGACCGCCGCCCATCTGCTGATCACGCACCTGGACGACGACCCGGCCGACGCCCTGAACCCCAGCCAGGTGGTGGCCACCACGGAGCGGGTACGGCTGCAGAGGGTCACCGGCACCGGCCTGTCCCAGGTGTTCGACACCGACGGACAGCGCGTGCCCCAGCAGGAGGCCGAGGTGACCATCGGCATCACCTGGAACGGCACGCGCCGCATGGACCTCGAGCGGGCCGTGTGCGACGACCCCTCCTGCGAGGTGGACCACGGCTTCACCGGCACCCTGGCGCCGGCCGATCTGGCCCTGCGCATCAGCGCCCTGGCGGACGGCCCCCGCGCGGTGAGCGACGCGCTCCACTTCCACGGCCTGCTGGTCGACGCGATCGACGCCCTCGACGACGCTCGCAGCTGA
- a CDS encoding alkaline phosphatase family protein, with protein sequence MPDSAAVPEELAPDLLPPPFSGGARPGLLDVLAPLAAETRTGRDLVVLVDGLGWGLLKQHRALTPTLRALAGETTKVRTVFPSTTATAMVSLHTGLAPLRHGVLGLMTRDPATGRAVHELTGHPGVDPGAWMPEPTVVQSGGRRAVQVGPRRHAGSHLSGMAYRGWEFQGHGRDDRIAVTLRALRRAGPDGLVHLHLDDVDHAGHHHGIDSDQWREALIEVDSVLGTLLRRLPAGTRVHVTADHGMVDTDPSHVVELGDHPALERLIASVAGEPRALALTAVPGDDAAGELAAGLRELLGERAVVLERPALLASGLLGPVGAEVPARVAGRLPEVMVIARGRWTVDLLSRRPEGTKRLIGVHGSLTDAESWVPVVRTTT encoded by the coding sequence GTGCCTGACAGCGCCGCTGTGCCCGAAGAGCTGGCCCCCGACCTGCTGCCGCCCCCGTTCTCCGGCGGCGCGCGCCCCGGCCTGCTCGACGTCCTGGCGCCCCTGGCCGCCGAGACGCGCACCGGCCGCGACCTGGTGGTGCTGGTGGACGGGCTGGGGTGGGGTCTGCTGAAGCAGCACCGCGCTCTCACCCCGACCCTGCGCGCACTGGCGGGGGAGACCACGAAGGTGCGCACCGTGTTCCCCTCCACCACCGCCACGGCGATGGTGTCGCTGCACACGGGGCTCGCGCCCCTGCGGCACGGCGTGCTGGGGCTGATGACGCGCGACCCGGCCACCGGGCGAGCCGTCCACGAGCTCACCGGCCACCCGGGTGTGGACCCGGGGGCCTGGATGCCGGAGCCCACCGTGGTGCAGTCAGGCGGTCGTCGCGCGGTGCAGGTGGGGCCGCGCAGGCACGCCGGCAGTCACCTCAGCGGCATGGCTTACCGGGGCTGGGAGTTCCAGGGCCATGGCCGGGACGACCGGATCGCCGTGACGCTGCGTGCCCTCCGGCGTGCGGGGCCGGACGGGCTGGTGCACCTGCACCTGGACGACGTGGACCATGCCGGCCACCACCACGGGATCGACTCGGACCAGTGGCGCGAGGCCCTGATCGAGGTGGACTCCGTGCTCGGGACCCTGCTGCGCAGGCTCCCGGCCGGCACCCGGGTCCACGTGACCGCTGATCACGGCATGGTCGACACCGATCCGTCGCATGTCGTCGAGCTCGGCGACCATCCTGCGCTGGAGCGTCTGATCGCCTCGGTGGCGGGGGAGCCCCGCGCCCTGGCGCTGACCGCGGTGCCCGGCGACGACGCCGCCGGCGAGCTCGCGGCAGGTCTGCGCGAGCTGCTGGGGGAGCGGGCCGTGGTGCTGGAGCGCCCCGCGCTGCTCGCCTCGGGCCTGCTGGGCCCCGTCGGCGCCGAGGTGCCCGCGCGGGTGGCGGGCAGGCTGCCCGAGGTGATGGTGATCGCGAGGGGCCGCTGGACGGTGGATCTGCTGTCGCGCAGGCCCGAGGGCACCAAGCGGCTCATCGGCGTGCACGGCTCCCTCACCGACGCCGAGTCCTGGGTGCCCGTGGTGCGCACCACCACCTGA
- a CDS encoding TetR/AcrR family transcriptional regulator — protein MTAAATAVHAVRSEDPVLRAAAELFYARGIAAVSVQDIRSRAGVSLKSMYATYPSKEELVAAYLQRTHEVWMRELRAAIDAAAPSGGPSHRQERIAAIFS, from the coding sequence ATGACCGCAGCCGCCACCGCCGTGCACGCCGTCCGCTCGGAGGACCCCGTGCTGCGGGCCGCTGCGGAGCTGTTCTACGCGCGGGGCATCGCCGCCGTCTCGGTGCAGGACATCCGCTCCCGCGCCGGGGTGAGCTTGAAGAGCATGTACGCGACGTACCCCTCGAAGGAGGAGCTGGTGGCCGCCTACCTGCAGCGCACCCATGAGGTGTGGATGCGGGAGCTGCGCGCGGCGATCGACGCCGCCGCTCCCAGCGGGGGCCCCTCGCATCGCCAGGAGCGGATCGCAGCGATCTTCAGCTGA
- a CDS encoding NAD(P)/FAD-dependent oxidoreductase, producing the protein MLVIGWGKGGKTFAGAMAGAGRSVASVEQSSAMYGGTCINIGCVPTKTLIHDAAQRRDGDDAAEFFRKAVDRRDTLIAKLNDVNLHMLADRDTVTVVDGRARIVGPHEVEVTPSAGGSGLAEHLLISADTVVINTGAVPVLPPLPGVDGPRIHTSTSIQHVDPFPRRLAVVGAGPIGLEFASMFRDFGSEVTVLARGERILPDEDQDVASGVHELLTEAGIDLRTQVDVTSLEDGTDAVTVHMDTPEGPWQLQADAVLMATGRRPATEDLGLEQAGIETDERGTVVVDAQLRTSAEGVFAMGDVHGGQQQTYLSLDDHRVVLDALTGSGTRRTDDRVAVPATTFLDPPMSSVGIGAEQARSEGLDVRTVMVPVAGIKAMPRPKAVGDPRGFIKIVVDSSTDQLLGARLLHVDSQEVINLLALAMRAGVTASELRDGIWTHPSSTEALNEVLAQLS; encoded by the coding sequence GTGCTGGTGATCGGGTGGGGCAAGGGCGGCAAGACCTTCGCCGGCGCCATGGCCGGGGCCGGCCGTTCGGTGGCCAGCGTGGAGCAGTCCTCCGCCATGTACGGCGGCACCTGCATCAACATCGGCTGCGTCCCCACCAAGACCCTCATCCACGATGCGGCTCAGCGTCGCGACGGCGACGATGCCGCCGAGTTCTTCCGCAAGGCCGTGGACCGCCGCGACACGCTCATCGCCAAGCTCAACGACGTCAATCTGCACATGCTGGCCGACCGCGACACCGTCACGGTGGTGGATGGTCGCGCCCGTATCGTCGGCCCCCACGAGGTGGAGGTGACCCCGAGCGCCGGCGGGTCCGGTCTCGCCGAGCACCTGCTCATCAGCGCGGACACGGTCGTCATCAACACCGGTGCCGTCCCCGTGCTGCCCCCGCTGCCCGGCGTGGACGGTCCGCGCATCCACACCTCCACCAGCATCCAGCACGTGGATCCCTTCCCGCGCCGCCTCGCGGTGGTCGGCGCCGGCCCCATCGGCCTGGAGTTCGCCTCCATGTTCCGCGACTTCGGCAGCGAGGTGACCGTGCTGGCCCGCGGGGAGCGGATCCTCCCCGACGAGGACCAGGACGTCGCCTCCGGCGTGCACGAGCTGCTCACCGAGGCGGGCATCGACCTGCGCACCCAGGTGGACGTGACCTCCCTCGAGGACGGGACCGACGCCGTCACGGTGCACATGGACACCCCGGAGGGGCCGTGGCAGCTGCAGGCCGACGCCGTGCTGATGGCCACCGGCCGCCGCCCTGCCACCGAGGACCTGGGCCTGGAGCAGGCCGGGATCGAGACGGACGAGCGCGGCACCGTGGTGGTGGACGCCCAGCTGCGCACCAGTGCCGAGGGCGTCTTCGCCATGGGTGACGTGCACGGCGGACAGCAGCAGACCTACCTCTCCCTGGACGACCACCGCGTGGTGCTGGACGCCCTGACGGGGAGCGGGACCAGGCGGACCGATGACCGGGTGGCCGTTCCCGCCACGACGTTCCTGGACCCGCCGATGTCGAGCGTGGGAATCGGGGCGGAGCAGGCCCGCAGCGAGGGCCTCGACGTGAGGACCGTGATGGTCCCCGTGGCCGGCATCAAGGCGATGCCGCGTCCCAAGGCGGTGGGCGACCCCCGCGGGTTCATCAAGATCGTGGTGGACTCGTCCACCGATCAGCTGCTCGGGGCGCGCCTGCTCCACGTGGACTCCCAGGAGGTCATCAACCTGCTGGCCCTCGCGATGCGCGCCGGCGTCACCGCGTCCGAGCTGCGGGACGGCATCTGGACCCACCCCAGCTCCACCGAGGCGCTGAACGAGGTGCTCGCACAGCTGTCCTGA
- the sepH gene encoding septation protein SepH, producing the protein MRELELDGIHDDGEHLILVDSDGERYTLRIGEALRAAVRRDRPALGMVRAAEAGALRPKDIQAMLRSGRSAEDISEMSQIPLDHVRRYEGPVLAEREWTAQRARTFHVGRGGPALEQMVTERLAARHASPDTVWDAWRRSDGTWALELTFSAAGRTRQAHWVVDLDNRTVTAKDDEARWISDEDADPEPTRGRARLVSVKSSVYDLEADGSFDEGAGRPRRRTPMSSEHPAAIDESELDALNARRGLRSVPQPGTDSADHDDRDPAGADPESMGVWSSLEDDAPEEGEHRTDDSADADQDDPDQEAWIEHTREVPDEQADMGGTAEDTEDLEEPAEGTDGTEDREQVEQDELQDPDVEAPEAEQAPIEYQDTVDLTPLPGFEAASEDNSPAEDSPKPAPKKAGKSRSKRASMPSWDEIVFGSKHD; encoded by the coding sequence ATGCGAGAGCTCGAACTCGACGGGATCCACGACGACGGGGAGCACCTGATCCTGGTCGACTCCGACGGTGAGCGCTACACGTTGCGCATCGGCGAGGCGCTGCGCGCGGCGGTGCGCCGTGACCGCCCCGCCCTGGGCATGGTCCGGGCTGCCGAGGCAGGCGCCCTGCGCCCCAAGGACATCCAGGCCATGCTGCGCTCCGGTCGCAGTGCCGAGGACATCTCCGAGATGTCGCAGATCCCGTTGGACCACGTGCGCCGCTACGAGGGGCCGGTCCTCGCCGAGCGCGAGTGGACCGCCCAGCGGGCGCGCACCTTCCACGTGGGCCGAGGCGGCCCCGCCCTGGAGCAGATGGTCACCGAGCGGCTCGCCGCACGCCATGCCTCCCCCGACACCGTCTGGGACGCCTGGCGTCGCAGCGACGGCACCTGGGCCCTCGAGCTCACCTTCTCCGCTGCGGGTCGCACCCGCCAGGCGCACTGGGTGGTGGACCTGGACAACCGCACCGTCACCGCCAAGGACGACGAGGCCCGCTGGATCAGTGACGAGGACGCCGATCCCGAGCCCACTCGCGGCCGGGCCCGCCTGGTCTCGGTGAAGAGCTCGGTGTACGACCTGGAGGCCGACGGCTCCTTCGACGAGGGCGCCGGGCGTCCGCGTCGGCGCACCCCCATGAGCAGCGAGCACCCGGCCGCGATCGACGAGTCCGAGCTGGACGCGCTCAACGCCCGGCGTGGCCTGCGCTCCGTACCGCAGCCGGGCACGGACAGCGCCGATCACGACGATCGCGACCCTGCCGGGGCCGATCCCGAGAGCATGGGCGTGTGGTCCAGCCTCGAGGACGACGCCCCCGAGGAAGGCGAGCACCGCACGGACGACTCCGCGGACGCGGACCAGGACGATCCCGACCAGGAGGCCTGGATCGAGCACACCCGTGAGGTACCGGACGAGCAGGCCGACATGGGCGGCACCGCCGAGGACACGGAGGATCTCGAGGAGCCCGCCGAGGGGACCGACGGCACGGAGGATCGGGAGCAGGTCGAGCAGGACGAGCTGCAGGACCCTGACGTCGAGGCCCCCGAAGCGGAGCAGGCCCCCATCGAGTACCAGGACACGGTGGACCTCACTCCCCTGCCCGGCTTCGAGGCGGCCTCGGAGGACAACAGCCCGGCCGAGGACTCCCCGAAGCCGGCCCCGAAGAAGGCCGGGAAGTCACGGAGCAAGCGGGCGTCGATGCCCAGCTGGGACGAGATCGTCTTCGGCTCGAAACACGACTGA
- a CDS encoding DUF4193 domain-containing protein, whose protein sequence is MATDYDAPRKTDDESGEDSIEELKGRRSEAAAPTVDEDEAEAADSYELPGADLSGEELSVRVLPRQADEFTCASCFLVKHRSQIDHVEGTLIYCKECSA, encoded by the coding sequence ATGGCCACAGATTACGACGCCCCGCGCAAGACCGACGACGAATCCGGTGAGGACTCGATCGAGGAGCTGAAGGGTCGGCGCAGCGAAGCCGCCGCCCCCACGGTGGACGAGGACGAGGCCGAGGCCGCGGATTCCTACGAGCTGCCCGGCGCGGACCTCTCCGGCGAGGAGCTCTCCGTCCGCGTCCTGCCCCGCCAGGCCGACGAGTTCACCTGCGCCAGCTGCTTCCTGGTGAAGCACCGCAGCCAGATCGACCATGTCGAGGGCACCCTCATCTACTGCAAGGAGTGCTCTGCCTGA
- a CDS encoding DUF3093 domain-containing protein, with translation MPEPSTAPTASATSSAAAPSFHERLLPGIGAWIVIVVLGATFGVVLVPLSYTLAAVVGVIGVIALCALAYVTSPVLEVRDGQFTMGRARIPVRLLGEPVELRDQEWARAMGQDFEPMAHHCTRGWIHTGVRAEVLDDEDPTTAWIASSRRPEDLALALRAAQAN, from the coding sequence ATGCCTGAGCCGTCCACCGCACCGACCGCCTCCGCCACGTCCAGCGCTGCTGCCCCGTCGTTCCACGAGAGGCTCCTGCCGGGGATCGGCGCCTGGATCGTGATCGTGGTGCTGGGCGCCACGTTCGGGGTGGTGCTGGTGCCGCTGTCCTACACCCTGGCCGCCGTGGTGGGTGTGATCGGCGTGATCGCCCTGTGCGCGCTGGCGTACGTGACCTCCCCCGTGCTGGAGGTGCGCGACGGCCAGTTCACGATGGGACGCGCGCGGATCCCGGTGCGGCTGCTGGGCGAGCCGGTGGAGCTGCGGGACCAGGAGTGGGCCCGCGCCATGGGCCAGGACTTCGAGCCGATGGCCCATCACTGCACGCGCGGCTGGATCCACACGGGTGTGCGCGCCGAGGTGCTGGACGACGAGGATCCGACCACCGCGTGGATCGCCTCCTCCCGGCGCCCGGAGGACCTGGCGCTGGCGCTGAGGGCCGCGCAGGCGAACTGA
- the dut gene encoding dUTP diphosphatase, with amino-acid sequence MYDDPTAPSSTLQVRLEDGVPLPHRAHEGDAGLDLTSSEDLVIPAGGRALVDTGTAVALPHGTVGLVCPRSGLASRHGVTVLNGPGIVDAGYRGPIRVALHNTDLTEPFTLHRGDRIAQLVIVPFLAPVLQQVDELDETDRAAAGFGSSGGFGTAPSKEG; translated from the coding sequence ATGTACGACGACCCCACCGCTCCCTCCAGCACCCTGCAGGTCAGGCTCGAGGACGGTGTCCCCCTGCCTCATCGCGCCCATGAGGGTGACGCCGGGCTGGACCTCACCAGCAGCGAGGACCTGGTGATCCCCGCCGGCGGTCGCGCACTGGTGGACACCGGCACCGCCGTGGCCCTGCCCCACGGCACCGTGGGCCTGGTGTGTCCCCGCTCGGGCCTCGCGTCCCGTCACGGGGTCACGGTGCTGAACGGTCCCGGTATCGTGGACGCTGGCTACCGCGGCCCCATCCGGGTCGCGCTGCACAACACCGACCTCACCGAGCCGTTCACCCTGCATCGGGGCGACCGCATCGCCCAGCTGGTGATCGTGCCGTTCCTGGCGCCCGTGCTGCAGCAGGTCGATGAGCTCGACGAGACCGATCGGGCCGCCGCGGGCTTCGGCTCCAGCGGTGGCTTCGGCACCGCGCCCTCGAAGGAAGGCTGA
- a CDS encoding DUF3710 domain-containing protein codes for MALFSRGRRKNAGAGHDDETTTDAVAADSEKSVEDDSADSAGSAGNASAKRPSHLEPGPYDQADAPDEDRIDLGGLQVPTIDGMELRMEVDQRTGTVTGANLVIAGSSLQVQAFAAPKSRGLWEEVRTSLRDSVVEQGGTAETRSGAFGPELITRLPVKRADGRTGYRPARFIGVDGPRWFLRAILTGPALSDKEKARRFETLLSRLVVVRGSEAMAPQELIPLVLPGKRPGLIPQKAALIDPLERGPEITEIG; via the coding sequence ATGGCACTGTTCTCACGCGGCCGGCGAAAGAACGCCGGGGCCGGACACGACGACGAGACCACCACCGACGCCGTCGCCGCCGACAGCGAGAAGAGCGTCGAGGACGACAGCGCCGACAGCGCCGGCAGCGCCGGCAATGCATCCGCGAAACGTCCGTCGCACCTCGAACCCGGGCCCTACGACCAGGCCGATGCCCCCGACGAGGACCGCATCGATCTCGGTGGCCTGCAGGTGCCCACCATCGACGGCATGGAGCTGCGGATGGAGGTGGACCAGCGCACCGGCACCGTCACCGGCGCGAACCTGGTGATCGCAGGCTCCTCCCTCCAGGTGCAGGCCTTCGCCGCGCCCAAGTCCCGTGGACTGTGGGAGGAGGTGCGCACCTCCCTGCGCGACTCCGTGGTCGAGCAGGGCGGCACCGCCGAGACCCGCAGCGGCGCCTTCGGACCCGAGCTGATCACCCGCCTGCCCGTCAAGCGGGCCGACGGTCGCACCGGCTACCGGCCGGCGCGCTTCATCGGCGTGGACGGCCCGCGGTGGTTCCTCCGTGCGATCCTGACCGGCCCGGCCCTCTCGGACAAGGAGAAGGCGCGCCGCTTCGAGACCCTGCTGTCCCGCCTGGTGGTGGTGCGCGGCAGCGAGGCGATGGCCCCGCAGGAGCTGATCCCGCTGGTGCTGCCGGGCAAGCGCCCGGGTCTGATCCCGCAGAAGGCGGCCCTGATCGATCCGCTCGAGCGCGGCCCCGAGATCACCGAGATCGGATGA
- a CDS encoding OB-fold nucleic acid binding domain-containing protein, producing the protein MSAPVETVAAVDDRRKVHLAGIISSLVILPRSAAPAVEAELDDGTGTIALVWLGRDRIPGIEPGARLEVTGFAARRGGRRVMYNPRYEITRISGQEDS; encoded by the coding sequence ATGAGCGCTCCCGTGGAGACCGTCGCGGCGGTCGACGACCGTCGCAAGGTGCACCTGGCCGGCATCATCAGTTCCCTGGTGATCCTGCCGCGCAGCGCCGCTCCTGCCGTGGAGGCGGAGCTCGACGACGGCACCGGCACCATCGCCCTGGTGTGGCTGGGCCGTGACCGCATCCCCGGGATCGAACCGGGTGCGCGCCTGGAGGTCACCGGCTTCGCCGCACGGCGCGGCGGACGGCGCGTGATGTACAACCCCCGCTACGAGATCACCCGGATCAGCGGCCAGGAGGACTCATGA
- a CDS encoding DUF3159 domain-containing protein, with protein sequence MSSTPPGTEGPEPGPAPRRGMGKLLQEEEFSVAEAVGGPRGIIESVAPTLLFVVLYVATRSVIIAAAAAVAVVLIALIVRIVQRQSPATVLGGLLGVALGAVLAVRSGEGSDFYTPGIVINAVALLVLLVSLVARRPLVGLFIGVLDPRVEDWAEDPDARRVYNRATMLFAGLYAAKLAVQVPLLLAGQVAALGVAKLAMGLPAFAVIAYLVWLMHRSLLSRRSRRQETAVPAASPGTPPPPARP encoded by the coding sequence ATGAGCAGCACCCCGCCCGGAACCGAGGGACCAGAGCCCGGCCCCGCACCCCGTCGCGGCATGGGCAAGCTCCTCCAGGAGGAGGAGTTCTCCGTCGCCGAGGCCGTGGGAGGCCCCCGCGGTATCATCGAGTCGGTGGCCCCCACGCTGCTGTTCGTGGTGCTGTACGTGGCCACCCGCTCCGTGATAATCGCGGCCGCGGCGGCGGTCGCCGTGGTGCTGATCGCCCTGATCGTGCGGATCGTGCAGCGGCAGAGCCCGGCCACCGTGCTCGGTGGCCTGCTGGGGGTGGCGCTCGGCGCAGTGCTCGCGGTGCGCAGCGGTGAGGGCAGCGACTTCTACACCCCCGGCATCGTGATCAACGCGGTGGCACTGCTGGTGCTGCTGGTATCGCTGGTGGCCCGTCGGCCGCTGGTGGGGCTGTTCATCGGGGTACTGGACCCGCGGGTCGAGGACTGGGCCGAGGACCCTGACGCCCGGCGCGTCTACAACCGCGCCACCATGCTCTTCGCAGGGCTCTACGCCGCCAAGCTCGCCGTCCAGGTCCCGCTGCTGCTGGCCGGCCAGGTGGCGGCACTCGGCGTGGCGAAGCTCGCGATGGGCCTTCCGGCCTTCGCGGTGATCGCCTACCTGGTGTGGCTGATGCACCGCTCCCTGCTCAGCCGTCGCTCCCGTCGGCAGGAGACGGCGGTGCCAGCAGCTTCTCCAGGGACGCCACCTCCGCCTGCACGGCCATGA
- a CDS encoding potassium channel family protein, with the protein MRILIVGAGSVGRSIARELLEKQHRITLIDRKVTPERRQVLPGAEWVSGDAGELETLREAAIDEADVLVAATGDDKVNLVVSLLAKTEFLVPRTVARVSHPDNEWMFGPMWGVDVAVSTPRMITALVEEAVSVGRVVRLFQFAGSDTQMVEITLPDASPAVGRTVGSMRWPGGCVPVGIIRDGRPLAPTPHDALESGDELLFMAVQAEVASLEKLLAPPSPADGSDG; encoded by the coding sequence ATGAGGATCCTGATCGTCGGGGCCGGCAGCGTGGGCCGCTCCATCGCCCGCGAACTGTTGGAGAAGCAGCATCGCATCACCCTGATCGACCGCAAGGTGACCCCGGAACGGCGGCAGGTGCTGCCCGGTGCCGAGTGGGTCAGCGGGGACGCCGGTGAGCTCGAGACCCTGCGCGAGGCCGCGATCGACGAGGCCGACGTGCTGGTGGCGGCCACCGGTGACGACAAGGTGAACCTGGTGGTGTCACTGCTGGCGAAGACCGAGTTCCTGGTGCCCCGCACCGTGGCCCGGGTGTCCCATCCGGACAACGAATGGATGTTCGGGCCGATGTGGGGGGTGGACGTGGCTGTCTCGACCCCGCGCATGATCACCGCCCTGGTGGAGGAGGCGGTGAGCGTGGGTCGCGTGGTGCGGCTGTTCCAGTTCGCCGGCAGCGACACCCAGATGGTGGAGATCACCCTGCCGGATGCGAGCCCTGCCGTGGGCCGCACCGTGGGGTCGATGCGGTGGCCCGGGGGTTGTGTTCCGGTGGGCATCATCCGTGACGGCCGCCCCTTGGCGCCCACGCCTCACGATGCACTGGAGAGCGGGGACGAACTGCTGTTCATGGCCGTGCAGGCGGAGGTGGCGTCCCTGGAGAAGCTGCTGGCACCGCCGTCTCCTGCCGACGGGAGCGACGGCTGA
- a CDS encoding potassium channel family protein, with protein MHFVIMGCGRVGAMLALSLDERGHSVAVIDQEPAAFSRLGRDFAGQTVAGMGFDRATLERARVREAAGFAAVSSGDNSNIIAARVVREEFGVRRVVARIYDPHRAEVYERLGIATVPTVRWASAQVMNRLLPGVPERQYRDVSGTLTMIAAEPHSSWIGTALTEMERVTGSRVVHLTRFGEGELPRPDAHLQQGDRLHLMVPTADLARVETLLSHQRDEDEVRESFDRALRGEQS; from the coding sequence ATGCACTTCGTGATCATGGGCTGTGGGCGAGTGGGAGCGATGCTCGCCCTCTCCTTGGACGAGCGCGGCCACTCCGTGGCGGTCATCGACCAGGAACCTGCGGCGTTCTCGCGGCTGGGCCGGGACTTCGCCGGCCAGACGGTGGCCGGGATGGGCTTCGACCGCGCCACCCTGGAACGGGCCCGGGTGCGGGAGGCCGCCGGTTTCGCGGCCGTCTCCAGCGGTGACAACTCCAACATCATCGCCGCCCGGGTGGTGCGTGAGGAGTTCGGGGTGCGACGGGTGGTCGCCAGGATCTACGACCCCCACCGCGCGGAGGTCTACGAGCGGCTCGGGATCGCCACGGTGCCCACGGTGCGCTGGGCCTCCGCCCAGGTGATGAACCGGCTGCTGCCGGGTGTTCCGGAGCGCCAGTACCGCGATGTCTCCGGGACGCTCACCATGATCGCCGCCGAGCCCCATTCCTCCTGGATCGGGACCGCGCTGACGGAGATGGAGAGGGTGACGGGATCCCGGGTGGTGCACCTGACCCGTTTCGGCGAGGGTGAGCTGCCCCGGCCCGATGCGCACCTGCAGCAGGGGGACAGACTGCATCTGATGGTTCCCACCGCGGACCTGGCCCGGGTGGAGACGCTCCTGTCCCACCAGCGGGACGAGGACGAGGTGCGCGAGAGCTTCGATCGGGCACTGCGGGGGGAACAGTCATGA